Proteins from one Ktedonobacteraceae bacterium genomic window:
- a CDS encoding zinc-ribbon domain-containing protein, which yields MIFGLIVFGTRPRTKVLGQVQYTCPMCRQNSYHVVVRSQSWFTLYWIPVLPLKKRYISRCNFCGYQQQVDEAQAKKWFS from the coding sequence ATGATTTTCGGTTTGATTGTTTTCGGTACGCGCCCACGAACAAAAGTCCTGGGGCAGGTACAATACACCTGTCCTATGTGCCGCCAGAATAGTTACCACGTTGTTGTGCGCTCGCAAAGCTGGTTTACGCTCTACTGGATACCGGTTCTTCCATTAAAGAAACGGTATATCTCGCGCTGCAATTTCTGTGGCTACCAGCAGCAGGTGGATGAGGCGCAGGCAAAAAAGTGGTTTTCATAG
- the panC gene encoding pantoate--beta-alanine ligase: MRIIQSLSEMTETARGWLAGGTVGFVPTMGHLHAGHLTLVQAAQRESEISVVSIFVNPLQFDSSRDAALYPRNLSQDLQLLDDEHVDVVFVPRSEDIYPPNFSTYVTPNGPITQWLQKTHRSHYARGITTITTKLFQLVRPDTVYYSHKNALHVALSRQVIRDLNFDIRMRLLPVIRDNDGLPLSNHPQRLSAARRRALSLLYQALLMAKGMIEKGERDVVSIEKAMEDVTTASPLLKLDFAIICDPMTFERPGNILATPLPNTLILAAGSVGNTYMIDNILWMSDGYWLT, encoded by the coding sequence ATGCGCATTATTCAAAGCCTGTCCGAAATGACAGAGACGGCAAGGGGCTGGCTCGCCGGTGGAACAGTTGGCTTCGTACCTACAATGGGTCACCTGCATGCCGGGCATTTGACGCTGGTGCAAGCTGCGCAACGTGAGAGCGAGATCAGTGTTGTCAGTATTTTCGTCAACCCATTACAGTTTGATTCCAGCAGAGACGCTGCCCTCTATCCCCGCAACCTCTCTCAAGACCTTCAATTGCTCGATGATGAACATGTAGACGTTGTATTTGTCCCACGATCCGAGGATATCTATCCTCCCAACTTCTCTACCTATGTTACTCCTAATGGCCCAATAACACAATGGTTGCAAAAAACGCATCGCTCACACTATGCCCGCGGCATTACCACCATTACGACGAAACTATTCCAGCTCGTGCGGCCTGATACCGTCTATTATAGCCACAAAAATGCGCTGCATGTCGCTTTGTCACGCCAGGTCATTCGCGATTTGAATTTCGATATTCGCATGCGGCTGTTGCCGGTTATTCGCGATAATGATGGATTGCCGCTCAGTAATCACCCGCAGCGTCTCTCTGCTGCCAGGCGACGGGCTCTCTCTTTGCTCTACCAGGCATTACTGATGGCTAAAGGCATGATCGAGAAGGGCGAACGTGATGTGGTCAGTATCGAAAAGGCCATGGAGGATGTGACAACTGCCTCACCGTTATTGAAGCTGGATTTTGCGATCATCTGCGACCCTATGACGTTTGAGCGCCCAGGGAATATCCTTGCCACGCCGCTACCCAATACGCTGATCCTGGCGGCAGGCTCGGTTGGCAATACCTACATGATCGATAATATACTCTGGATGAGCGATGGATACTGGCTCACTTAA